From the Deltaproteobacteria bacterium HGW-Deltaproteobacteria-18 genome, the window CGCAGGCCGACGATGAGTTCGTTGCCGAAAGAGGTGGCGTCCGGGGGGATGAACTGCACCAGGAGCACGCCCTGGATGTCCTGGGAGATGGCCGAGACCAGCGCGTCGCCGGTCAGCCCCTGATAGTGCGTCGGGGCATGGGCGGGGCGGCGTTCGATGCGGTCTGCGTAGTTTTCGGCGACCTCGTACATCATGCGCCGCCAGGTCGAACGGATCTTGTCGGGATGCTTGGGGATGATACGTACGCCGCCAACGTCGCTCTTGTGCACGATGTAGGGCGAGACGATCTTGAGCACGACCCTTTCTCCGGGAAGGGCCAGCAGTTCCTCGTCCGAGGGCCGGGTTCCGGCCAGGAGCAGGAGGCTGCGCGGAGGCGTCTCGGAGCCCAGGTTTCGCAGCAGGCTGTAAACCTCGTGCTCGTAAAGGAGGTCTCGCCCCTTGCGCTCGGCTTGTGTGAAAATCTGGGTCATGGCCGCGAAATCGATATGCGTGGCAATTTTGATGCTCATGGTGTGCTCCGAAGGTGGATTTGCGGTAACGTAGCGCAGGGGAGGGCGGCAGGACAAGAAGAGGTTCGTACGCCCGTGCGACGGCATGAGGGGTTTGTCATGGCGCTGTACCTGCAAAAGGCTGGACATTTTCGTTAAACGCGGCATGTTGGCATTCATGAACACCAAGCTTCGTCTCTACACCTATTCCATCCCGTGGAACATATTTCTACTGACCGTGGGCAGCTTTCTTGTCGCCATGTCCATCAAGTCCGTGGCCGTGCCGCACGGATTCGTCACCGGCGGCGTGTCGGGCATCGCCCTTTTGGTCTATTATTTTTCGGAAATGCTGACCCCAGGGCTGTGGCTCTTCATAATGAACATCCCCATCGCCCTGATCGGCTGGATCATGATCAGCCGCAGATTCGTGCTGTACACGGCCTACGGCATGTGCGCCATCACGGGCTGGATGGAGGTCATCTCCTTCACCCTGCCCGTGCATGACCCCCTGCTCGCGGCCATTGCCGGAGGCGCCATACTCGGCGCGGGGGCAGGCATCAGCATGCGTTCCCTCGGGTCCTCCGGCGGCCTCGATATCCTCGGCATCCTCCTGCATCAGCGCTTCGGGTTCCGCATTGGCCAGGTCAGCTTCCTGTTCAACGCGGTTCTGTTCACGGTCAGCTTCTCGCTGCTGGAGACGGACATGGTGCTCTATTCCCTGATCATGGTTTTCGTGACGAGCCAGATCATGGATTATGTCCTGAGCATGTTCAACCAGCGCAAGCTTGTGTTCATCATCTCCGATCATGCCCAGGCCATTTCTGATGCCATCATCAAGAGCGCCAACCGTGGCGTGACCCTGCTTGAAGGACGCGGAGGATACACCGGGCAGCCCAAGCAGGTGGTCATGACCGTGGTCAACAACGTACAACAGAAAAAACTCGAGGAGTTGATCTTTACCCTGGATCCCGAGGCTTTCGTAATTTTCGAGAACACGTTCAACGTCATCGGCAAGGGCTTTTCGCGGCGCAAGGTGTATTGAGCGCGGCGAAGCGGGAAAGAGGGGAGTTTTGCAGGCGGGTGTCGGCGGGATGATTTTTGTTTATCAACATGGGTCAGGAAACATGAAAAGACTTTTGCGCAGCCTTTTACTCGGGATGTGGGTGGCTGTTCTCATAGGGCTCCTGAGCGCCTGTGCCGGCAAGCCCCTGCCCGAGATCAAACCGGACCCCGGGCTTGTGGCGGTGGAGGAGGAAGAGACTCCTCTGGGTCCGGCCCTGCTTGCGGAAATCGTCCTTGACGTACCGCAGCGGGCAAGCCTCGCCGTACAGGTTTCGGATCAGTCACTCATGGCTCCGGCGAAGCAGGTCGCCCTGCACGATCTTGCCCTGGAGCGTTTTTTTGCGCCGTGGAAGCAGGTGCGCGCGTCATTGTCCGCCAAGGATATTTCCTGGGGCGTGCGCAGCTTCGGGTCCAAGCAGGGTTATGCCGAAAACCTGCAGCCGTACCCACAGGACAGGTGGGTGCATGTCGTGGCCTTGCAGGATCTGCCCACC encodes:
- a CDS encoding YitT family protein, which codes for MNTKLRLYTYSIPWNIFLLTVGSFLVAMSIKSVAVPHGFVTGGVSGIALLVYYFSEMLTPGLWLFIMNIPIALIGWIMISRRFVLYTAYGMCAITGWMEVISFTLPVHDPLLAAIAGGAILGAGAGISMRSLGSSGGLDILGILLHQRFGFRIGQVSFLFNAVLFTVSFSLLETDMVLYSLIMVFVTSQIMDYVLSMFNQRKLVFIISDHAQAISDAIIKSANRGVTLLEGRGGYTGQPKQVVMTVVNNVQQKKLEELIFTLDPEAFVIFENTFNVIGKGFSRRKVY